Proteins encoded in a region of the Paenibacillus sp. E222 genome:
- a CDS encoding nuclear transport factor 2 family protein has product MSQSTITELEQLLALENIRNTKARYCRYIDTKQWDTLGEVFAPDAVADFSTEGNPIPVLTGRDTIVQIFRDLVDVAVTVHHVHSAEVEFVSENEAKVISPMEDWVTFPEGNDNKSFHGFGHYHETFVKIDGQWLIQHTSLKRLRLDLFE; this is encoded by the coding sequence ATGAGCCAATCAACCATCACAGAACTGGAACAACTGCTTGCACTGGAAAACATTCGGAACACAAAAGCGCGTTATTGCCGTTATATTGATACGAAGCAGTGGGATACATTAGGTGAAGTGTTCGCTCCGGATGCCGTAGCTGATTTCAGTACAGAAGGCAATCCAATCCCGGTATTAACCGGCCGTGACACCATCGTTCAAATATTCCGCGATTTGGTGGATGTAGCCGTAACTGTGCATCACGTACATAGCGCCGAAGTTGAATTTGTATCCGAGAATGAAGCCAAAGTCATCTCTCCAATGGAAGATTGGGTGACGTTCCCTGAAGGCAATGACAATAAATCCTTTCACGGATTTGGACACTATCATGAGACGTTTGTCAAAATCGATGGTCAATGGCTCATCCAGCATACCAGCCTGAAGCGTCTACGTCTGGAT